ACCGGGTACTTACACTCGTAATTATCGGAAATCTCCTGCACAGACTGACGCGCCTCGTGAATATATAGATCGCTTTACACAGCTCTTTGTAGTGACTGATTATGCCATGGGAGGTGATATGGAAGCGATGAAAGACAATCCGGCAGTCCGTTGGGTGTTCGACCATCCGGAATATGAAGCTACCGGAATACGGTATTACGGACAGTACAAACCGGCGCGTTTAGAAGTATGCCCGCCTATTGGTCCTGATTATGAAATAACTCCGGGAATGACTTTCCGTTCATGCACAGCTTTTGAAATGCTGAGAGATGCCACTGATAATGAACGCCGCGGGTTAGCGGAATGCCGTTTTTGGAGAATGATGGCACCCTGGACTCAAGAGAATCCTATTTTTATGCACGTTCGCCGCTCGGATGAAGCTTCTGTTAAGGCCGCCATAGACCAATGTGCCGCTGTTGGTTTTGAAATGGTAATAATGACTTTTGGCAGCGGGTTTAATATAGAAAACAATTCTCCGGAATATATGGAAATGATGAAACGGCTGAATGCTTATGCTCACTCTAAAGGTATAGCACTCGGCGGATATTCGCTATTGGCAAGCAGAGGCGCCAAGACGGAAGATGCTGCTATCAGTAGAAAGACAGGAAAACCTGCTACAACACGGGAAGAGGGAAGTCGCTTTGGAAAATCTCCTTGTCTTGCTTCTTCATGGGGAGATACTTACTTTGGCAAGTTACGCTCATTCTTTACGCAGACGGGTATGGGGGTATTTGAGAATGACGGTTCTTATCCCGGAGATCCTTGTGCTTCGACACAACACAAACATCATCGCGGCTATTTGGATTCCCAATGGAAGCAATGGGAGGTGATACGGGACTTTTATCGTTGGTGTCGTGAACAGGGCATATATTTGAATGTTCCCGATTGGTATTTTCTCAATGGCTCCAACAAAACTCCAATGGGATATGTAGAAACAAACTGGTCGTTGCCCCGTGCATATCAGGAAATTATTGAACGCCAAAATATATATGATGGAACTTGGCAGAAAACTCCGACTATGGGCTTTATGTTTGTTCCTCTTACACAATATCATGGAGGCGGGGAAGCTGCGACTATTGAGCCTCTTTGCGAACATTTGGAGCATTACCAGATTCGTTTGCAGAATCTATTCGGGGCGGGAGTCCAGGCATGTTTTCGAGGTCCCCGACTGTATGATACGGAGGATACTCGCAAAATGGTAAGTCATTGGGTCGCTTTTTATAAGAAATATCGTCGTATTCTAGATTCTGATATTGTTCATTTACGTCGCCCTGATGGCAGAGACTGGGATGGTATCCTGCATGTTAATCCTGACATTCAACAGAAAGGCTTTCTGGCTGTGTATAACCCTCTTTTAACTGACATCGAACGCACTATTCGGGTACCATTATACTATACCGGTTTGCATGATAAAGTTCGGGTAAAAGAACAGGATGGCAAAGCTCGGACCTATACTGTTGACAGAGACTATTCTATCTCGTTGAAAATTAGAATACCCGCAAAAGGATTTAATTGGTATATCTTTGAATAAAGACATTTATAAATGATATGCATAACTTTTTAAAGATTCATTCTTTCATTATTTAACTCTGCCAATAACAGATTTACTTGACAACGTCTTATTTATATTGTATATTTGTAATCGACTATTGTCTTTTAGCTAAAAACCGGAATAGATGAAAAAAAGAATTGCTTTTTGCTATCATAGAGGATCTTCTTGTACCTTGGAATGGTACTATAATTTGACGACATAGACGTTTGGTGTCTATGGAAATAGACTCACAAAAACGATTTGGGGAATAAAGGCTGTGGATTTATTATAAATTCGCAGCCTTTATTGTTGCATAATATTGATATATTCGCTTTGGAAGGGCGTGCGAAAGTTTATAATAAACTAGGGTGACGTTTATAATAAACGATTCATTTATTTATTAGAAAAGGTTTAATCGATTATGGATAAAGAGTAAACACTTTTTGATTTATTTGAAACGCATTCATTGAAATGTTTTAATTTCAACTATTAATATGATAAACTATAATAACATATTCCGACTTTATATTTTTGAACAAAAAAGAGGAGGCTTATCTTCTTTTCTCGTTTCCCGTTTCGGCGAAGAAGTTCAGGAATAAGATAAATTAATACCCTACCTGTCTTATTTATGAGATAAATCCCTATCTTTGTGGCACTTTTTACGAAAAAAGCAAAATCAAATTAATAGATATAGAAAAGAAAATGGCACAAGAAGACGTTTTTAAGAAACTAGTATCGCACTGTAAAGAGTACGGTTTCGTATTTCCTTCAAGCGATATCTACGACGGACTGGGCGCTGTGTATGACTACGGTCAAATGGGCGTTGAATTGAAGAATAATATCAAGAAATACTGGTGGGACAGCATGGTGCTGTTGCACGAAAACATTGTCGGGATCGACTCTGCCATATTTATGCATCCTACTATCTGGAAGGCTTCCGGACACGTTGATGCATTCAATGACCCATTGATTGACAACAAAGATTCCAAGAAACGCTATCGTGCCGACGTACTGATTGAAGATCAGTTGGCTAAATATGACGATAAAATCAATAAGGAAGTAGCGAAAGCTGCCAAAAGATTCGGAGAAAGCTTTGATGAGGCTCAATTCCGTTCTACCAACGGACGTGTGTTGGAACATCAGGCAAAACGTGATGCTCTTCATACCCGTTTCGCAAAAGCACTGAACGACAATAATCTGGAGGAACTTCGTCAGATTATTATTGATGAAGAAATCGTATGCCCGATTTCAGGAACTAAGAACTGGACAGAGGTTCGTCAATTCAATCTGATGTTCTCTACCGAAATGGGTTCTACTGCCGACGGTTCTATGAAGATTTACCTTCGTCCGGAAACGGCACAAGGTATTTTCGTAAACTATCTGAATGTGCAGAAAACAGGTCGTATGAAAGTTCCTTTCGGTATTGCACAGATCGGTAAGGCTTTCCGTAACGAGATCGTTGCTCGTCAGTTCATCTTCCGTATGCGTGAGTTCGAACAAATGGAAATGCAGTTCTTCGTAAAACCGGGAACGGAACTTGACTGGTTCAAGAAATGGAAAGAAATCCGTCTGAAATGGCATAAGGCGCTGGGCTTCGGCGATGCAAGCTATCGTTATCATGATCACGATAAATTGGCGCATTATGCAAATGCTGCAACTGACATCGAATTCCTGATGCCGTTTGGCTTCAAAGAGGTAGAAGGTATCCACTCCCGTACCAACTTCGACTTGTCACAACATGAGAAGTTCTCCGGAAAGAGCATTAAATACTTCGACCCTGAACTGAACGAATCATATACTCCGTATGTAATTGAAACTTCTATCGGTGTAGACCGTATGTTCCTTAGCATTATGAGCGCCGCTTATTGCGAAGAACAACTGGAAAATGGTGAAAGCCGTGTTGTTTTGAAATTGCCTGCTGCTTTGGCTCCGGTGAAACTGGCGGTTATGCCGTTGGTGAAGAAAGACGGTCTGCCTGAAAAAGCGCGTGAAATCATCGATGACCTGAAGTTCCATTTCCATTGCCAATATGACGAAAAAGATAGCATCGGCAAGCGTTACCGCCGTCAGGATGCAATCGGTACCCCGTACTGTGTAACAGTCGATCATCAGACATTGGAAGATAACTGTGTGACATTGCGTAACCGCGATACCATGCAGCAAGAACGTGTGGCTATCTCTGAACTGAATAATATCATTGCAGACAGAGTAAGTATCACTTCTCTATTGAAAACTTTACAATAAACCTTTGACGAATGAGTAAAAAGATCTATTTATTTTCTTTAGTATTGCTGGCTCTGACGTTTACTGCTTGTAGTGAAACAGAGGAGGCGGGTCGCTATGATAATTGGCAGGCACGTAGTGAGGCATTCATTGATTCTATTGCAAATGTATATAACAGCGCCGAGAATAAGGCTTTGCCGGATAACGACCCGGAAAAACTTCATGCTTACAAAGATCCGACTAATAATCAAATGTTGTACGTTAAGAAGATTAGTAAGGATGAAAATAGCAGTCAGAAAAAACCACTATATACTTCTACGGTAAGTGCATATTATCGTATGACTTATTTTAACGGAGATGTGGTGCAGCAGAACTTTAATGGGATTAAACCTAGCAACTACGATTCACCATCCAAATTTTCTTTGGACGGGGTAATTACAGGCTGGTCATATACATTGATGCATATGACAGAAGGTGAATTATGGACTTTGTATATTCCTTATCAGAGTGGATATGGCTCCGGTACTAGCGAAGACGGTTCTTTACAACCTTATTCGGCATTAGTCTATAACGTAAAGTTAGATAAGATTGTAGAATTATAATCTTATATAGTATAATAAAGATAAACAGGTGTTGCGTCTATTATGAAGTGCACCCCAAAAGTTAGACAAAAAACTTTTGGGGTGCACTTCACTTTTCGGACACTCTCTTTCTTCATCAATTTACAAAACAGAGAGCATGATACAGTTCATTCCTGTTCCTCTCCTAAAATTCGGTATAGGTTAATTAGACTTTGTATTTCGGTGAAATGATTGG
The nucleotide sequence above comes from Bacteroides caccae. Encoded proteins:
- a CDS encoding glycine--tRNA ligase, coding for MAQEDVFKKLVSHCKEYGFVFPSSDIYDGLGAVYDYGQMGVELKNNIKKYWWDSMVLLHENIVGIDSAIFMHPTIWKASGHVDAFNDPLIDNKDSKKRYRADVLIEDQLAKYDDKINKEVAKAAKRFGESFDEAQFRSTNGRVLEHQAKRDALHTRFAKALNDNNLEELRQIIIDEEIVCPISGTKNWTEVRQFNLMFSTEMGSTADGSMKIYLRPETAQGIFVNYLNVQKTGRMKVPFGIAQIGKAFRNEIVARQFIFRMREFEQMEMQFFVKPGTELDWFKKWKEIRLKWHKALGFGDASYRYHDHDKLAHYANAATDIEFLMPFGFKEVEGIHSRTNFDLSQHEKFSGKSIKYFDPELNESYTPYVIETSIGVDRMFLSIMSAAYCEEQLENGESRVVLKLPAALAPVKLAVMPLVKKDGLPEKAREIIDDLKFHFHCQYDEKDSIGKRYRRQDAIGTPYCVTVDHQTLEDNCVTLRNRDTMQQERVAISELNNIIADRVSITSLLKTLQ
- a CDS encoding FKBP-type peptidyl-prolyl cis-trans isomerase, whose translation is MSKKIYLFSLVLLALTFTACSETEEAGRYDNWQARSEAFIDSIANVYNSAENKALPDNDPEKLHAYKDPTNNQMLYVKKISKDENSSQKKPLYTSTVSAYYRMTYFNGDVVQQNFNGIKPSNYDSPSKFSLDGVITGWSYTLMHMTEGELWTLYIPYQSGYGSGTSEDGSLQPYSALVYNVKLDKIVEL